The segment CTTGAGAGGCGCCTTATGTCCGCGAGGAGTGCCCTCCTGATGAAGTCGTAGGTTTTTTCGTCAATTAAACCCCTTCTCCTTGTTATATCGAAAACTCCAAGGGCCTCACCTACGTTCCAGAGGCTCGTTATAAGCCTGACCTCCCCGCTGTAGGCCTCCTTGTAAAGCCCTTCGACGGTCTCACTGCCCCTTTCCTTAATGTAGCGTTTGATGAGGGCGCTACTGTCCAAGTAAGCCCTTCTCCCTCTCATCCCGCATCTCCCTCACCATCTTGGATACCGACTCTCCCCCAACTTCAACGGGCTCAAACCATATCGGTATGTCCGAGTCATCCACGTCTATAAGCTCCTGAATGATGTAGTTTCGTATTGCCTCCTCCAGGAGTTTACTGACCTCGCTCCCTTCCCTTACGG is part of the Thermococcus sp. genome and harbors:
- a CDS encoding type II toxin-antitoxin system VapC family toxin, with amino-acid sequence MRGRRAYLDSSALIKRYIKERGSETVEGLYKEAYSGEVRLITSLWNVGEALGVFDITRRRGLIDEKTYDFIRRALLADIRRLSRLGVLELVPVHSMLLADAWDVIQKHHIYQADALQIVSAKYGLAREFYTADKRLHRVASEEGLNSILLG
- a CDS encoding ribbon-helix-helix protein, CopG family, which gives rise to MGKVKTSVYIDEELWREFRQLAVREGSEVSKLLEEAIRNYIIQELIDVDDSDIPIWFEPVEVGGESVSKMVREMRDEREKGLLGQ